The genomic window CCTGTAGGTATTAAATGAACAAATGTATTAGGATATTTCTGTGATTGATTGAACGAACAAATTGTAATTTTTCCTGTCGGAATTAAATGAACGATTGTATTAGGATATTTCTGTGATTTCTGTCCCCCAGGTGATTACCATCATCTACAAGTTAAAAGGGAGGCTAGGAGCTTAGGGAAGGAAGGTCCAAGGTATATGAGTCATGCCTGTAACTCTTgggtcttcctcttcctcttctttttacttttctttttatGGCGCTTTGATTGGGCTGACAAAGGTTGATGAgagagatccagctggtatagAGCCTTCATACTCAAACTCTTTTATTAAACTTTTTGCTTGCAACTTCATCATCCTAAGAAGGGACAAAGAAAAAGGTGGCAAACAGCAATTAGACAAGACAATGGGTTGTTCAATTAATCAATTCTCTCAATACAGGGGAATCAGGAGAGATTAGAATTGTTGAAACCTCATCTCATGAAGCTCTGCTGCATCTTCCTTGTATCAATCTATATCTGGCATATCATGTCATGTTCCTTTCGGGACATGGCAAAAAACTCCAATAATGACTTGTCTGGGGAAACCTGGTGCCCCTCTATCTTTTCCATACAATGTTTCGTGTGGAAATTGGTCTAACttgctttcattttatttcaaccCCTTTTAGGTCTATAAGGACAAATTGAAACTCAAGGGCCATCTTGAACTTTTGTCTAGCCAATTGCACCACTTTGCTTTAATTACCATAAGTTGCCCCAAAGTTTGTGGAAGTTGTGCCATCTCATTTTGTGCTGGACACAAAAGCCCTTAATCTCTGCATATGTTGCACGACTAGATGTGATGGACTTAAATTATTGTCTCCTTGCTTTCTTGAAGTTAATActcttcttggcattatctactaTAGCCAACTAATTTTCATTTGATGTTGAATATGAGCTGAATGCACCATCCCATTGTTCAATAGCCACAACCTTTCAAGGAGAATGTCAGCAACCTTCATTGTGGAACTGTCCCAATGGAAGATTTCAACAAACATCACCATGTGACATCCAGATTGTCATGTGTTATCCGGCCAAGTTTGTAAAAATGTGGCTGGAGGTTCATCTTCAAGTTCACTCTGGACAAGTTAGATTGTGTCAAGGTTCTTTGAATTACCCCCGTCAATCACCTTGAATTGAGTTATCACCACATATGGTGTTGATGTGGAAAATCCGCTTCCATCTCTAATCATCTCCTTGTCATTCTTTAGAAGAAGCTCACAAGACCAATAGATTTTCTTTTGTAATATCGCTTTCCTTAATAGACGAATGCCAGCCATGTACTTGATCTATGAAATTCCTCTGTTCTTTGGCCTTTCCTTTATTGATCTGGTCTGCTGCCCTGCTGATGTAGGCTGTTATAAAGGAGCTTCCATATAAGGCTTTTAAAGATACCATACCATGGATTCCTTTATGCCTTTAGTTGATTGGAAGAAGTATATAagcaattttaaataaaatatttacaagcCTAAGGTGACCAATTTGTGCTATCAACTTTGTCAAGATCAGGATCGAGTTATAAGTTATTGCAAGGTTCGATTGGATCAATCATGGATCGCaagatttttttccatttttcatgaaaaaaaggATAGAAGAAATAtgaaaattgaaaaagaaaaatgagcCCATTATAGACTAGATGCTTAAAGAATAAATGCTTATAGGAGGTCAAGTTTCCACCATCATATACCCATATATAGTTTGGTTAGTGGAGCAAACACCATCCAATTATTAATGATAATTCCTTGCTACCTGTCAATTCAATTATCCTTTTAACTCATGGACTCTGAAACTTAGTTTTCTTAATTTTTAGAATTTAGGCACCCTAAAGAGCTAGCTAATTTTGTATCTTCAAGTCTTATTATTGATAAATTAGTTTATGAGCCATGTAGTCAAATAAATTGACTTCTATATTATCTAAGATGCACATGACATGATTAAGTCATATCTAAGGATCCAAGGGATTATATGATCCATAATATGGATCTATACTTTTTGTGATTTTAGTTCATCTCATTCCAAAAATGTGAAAAAGATCATTTTGGACTATTTTTTTCAAGAAATTTTATCTTGGTACCGGATCCCGTACCGATGAAATTTACTGTAGTGTCGAAATGTGGTACGGTATGATATGCCTGTGTCGGTATGGAGCGGTTCGGCATCTGATATGCATCCGTTATGGTACGGCACAGAATGTATCGGGCAGTTCAGTCCAGTATGGAATTCCATGGTTTTATCCATATAATAAGATCCATATTGTGGATCATGAGATTTAGTAATAATATTTCCTATTGCTGGCTGTGATTGGCCTTTCTACTAGATAGCTTTGAAGAATGTGTATCCTCATGGAGCTAGCAGCCTTCAGAATTTTATTGAATGCATGATTGTTGCACTACTCTTTATGGTCTTAAATAGGCTCCATCCTTGGTTCAGGGATTCTTGATAGATGGTTTTCGGTGCTAGGGAGCTGTAACACCGATGCTTAGTCATTCCATATGATTCCATCGACGATTACTGTCCAATTTATGAATGATTTCTTGTTGGTGGTGGTGCTATTGTGATAGCTTTCTTGGTGCAAAAGAGGTGAATTAGCTGGTCTGATTGTGCAGGTTTGGCTGTTCATAGTGTAAGTTGGCTGCTAGAAAGTCTTGGTAACTTCAGATGGCATATTACTGCTCAGCCACTGTCTGTCAATCTTTATTGGTTGATAATGATGTCTTATaatattgaatctaaccttatgaggTTTGGCAGATGGACTGCCAACTAAACTGGTTTGAACTGGACTGAGTGCATTCTTGATATATATCTAGTTTGGTTTCAGGCAAATAAGCAAAagaaaatattatagatatatGAGTTGTCTAAATATTTTTCTTGTTTTTAATTACTGACATTGAATACTCTCCAGTGCCAGAATTGCAAGGTGAGCCTGAAGAGATATCTAAAGAAAAGGCCCGTATAGCTGCAGCAAAGGTATTTCATTATTGTGTTCTTGAATTACTGCAAATAGATATCAAGATCTAAATTACTGATTAGTTTACATAGGAAAAATAAAGCATGCCCTTTTCATAAGGTTCAAACTTTTGATTTGGTCCATTATTTCTTGGAAGGTAAATGCACCTGTACTTGTTGAGGATACCTGCCTGTGCTTTAATGCTCTAAATGGTCTCCCAGGTTGTGTTTCTGTCCTTAGTTCTTGTTGTATTTCTGTTATTTGTTTTTTTTGTGAATTATGATGTGTTTGGTGCTTCAATGTTGCAGGACCTTACATGTAAGTTTTCAATCTTTCCCACCTTTCTTCAGAAATCTCCCATCCCAACACTGAAATCTAGTGAAGCTCTTTGACAACTTCTCCCACATATTCCAAATTTTTCTCCTTATATTGTGTTCATGTCTTCTTAAATTCTGTAACACTGAAGTTCTAATttccatttttttcaaaaaattggcaTGGTTCCTGCAGAAAGTGGTTCCTGCAGAAGACTGGACATGAAGGTTTTAGATATTAAGCAATTTATATTTTCCATATCCTTTTTGTTTTCTATCCGAACTCTTTAGATGGCCTTTTAAACTTTTACTTGTCCTTTCAGGTCTCAACAATATACTAATGGCTTATGAGGACAAATCAGCATATGCATTGTGTATATTTTCTCTTGCTCTTGGGCCAGCTGAGGAGCCAATAACATTTATTGGGAAAACACAGGTGTAATACTGTGttcttgtaatgatttattttaaagTATAATTGAGGATATGTGTGCACCTATTAATCCTCTTGTATCATGTTTCAAAGTAACATGCATCTTCAAAATATAATGTGGTAGAGCTTAAAAATACTCATGTGTTGGGCATCCGCTCCCCACTTTTACGTCTTCATCCTGAGAGGCACCCcagtttctcctttttctttcactCTCACATGTCTCATCACCTCCTTTCTCATTCTTTCTATTTTGATTTGAGTCTCCTATTTCTTTTAGGAACCCTCGAATCCTATTTAGAGGCACCGAGGGCTGAGCAAAGGGGCATTTTGCTAATAATTTTGTTGTGTAAGGCTATTGTCCTTCTTTCTATCCTCCTTCCTTATCTTTCTTGATATTCCTTCTTGGTCTTTCTTGTTTGGATCTGAAGGCTGAGTCATCCAAGGATTGGTTCTTTCcgattgtttcttttttcttttattttttcttcttctctccgaggcactttgtttatttatttattttgttttttttttttttggggggggggtgtGGTTTGGTAATGGTTGCGAGTTTGAAGAACCATGGGGACAAAACTAACAACAATAAAATTAATGATATCAACACAAAGGTTAGAAGGAACGTGACTAAGAATATATATAATTATGCTATTGTAGTTCAACTATATAAGCTTCTCATAGTACATGAGCAACACCAAGAATGTGCTGTTATGTATAAACATAATTACAAGGCCCTAGAGTTTTATCAAATAGTTTTAGATTCACCAGTTTTAGGGTCTAAGATCTAGGATCTAGGAATAAGGCATCGCTATAGTGTCTAATCCATTCCCATATTGTCCTCCTATTATGTGTAGCTTATGTCTTAGGGTCTGTTTTTTGGAAGATAAAAAACTTATTTGAAAATCtgcattttttttggataagtatTTCTCGGACAACATTACATGGGAAAATAAATtacccatgttcttttgcattacttATCTGTGAAGAtcgatccatatttttcataataccttttattatgtaaatattatgttatattatataaaatatattattatatattgttatatattattatttgatatattatataataataataaaatatattttatcattattaaaatatattaatattttagggATAGGtatattttaggaataaaataaaGAGGTTATTTTCTTGGTTGATGGGAAAATAACTTATCCACCTCCTAGATGGATAAGACTTTCCCTTTGTTTCATCTAGTTGACTAGCTTGTCATCATGTTTCGTCTACCTGTTTTCATGACAGGAGTGATTAAAGCAGATCTGCTTCAATTCATGTCTTTTATAATCATGTCTTTATTCTCTGCCATTTTTATGCTTCATAAGTTAATGTAGCTTTGTTTCGTCAGTTATCATTCTATGTCATTCGAtaacaaagaaaaacaaaaattttACAAAGTAGAATAGCTGGGATTGGATGATCGTGTGATGGTGTTACTCCAACACGATCTGCAAATCAGTGAATGTATAGACAGAACTGTCTCCTCtgcattcaaaatttgaatttgctGGAAATACTTGCTTACCTGTGGGTTGTGGTTCCTGAATTGTAGGGAAAAATAGTTCCTTCAAGGGGTCCTGCAGATTTTGGATGGGATCCTATCTTCCAACCAGATGGATATGACCAAACGTAGATACTCTTTCTTCCTGACATTGTGTTGAATTTAAGTCTTTGATAGCTATTTAATGCTTGTAGTAACCATGTGACTTGGTGGTGCAGCTATGCTGAGATGCCAAAGGAAGAGAAGAATAAGATATCCCACCGCTCAAAAGCTCTTGCAATGGTGAAATCACACTTTGCAGCTGCTGGCTATGTTTTCCAGAACAACAGATTAGTTTGATAGCGTAGCTAACTGGATGCTATAAGGATTAACTTCGTTTTCAGCCCACCATGTTTTGATGTTGTAAGCCACATAGAGGACTTTGTTTAAACACTGTTCAGGTTATAACTTCAAGTACATCATCAATACAGTATCTGCTCGCTTTGTGGGCTATCAGCATATCTTGAGATGAAACAGGATATTGAGTGACACAGGATAACCAATGGAGATGGCTTTTCCAGAATAGAGGCAATTAGTTAGCCAAATGAATaccatttttcttttactgtgtGGAAGTAAACCAACAGGATCATTGAAATTATTATATACGGTTTTCCTGATTCCATGTTTACGGTGTTGTTTTGCGCCCAAATTTGCAATCATTACCTAAAAATAAAACAGACCAGTGCGATAGGGAGATATAAAACAAGCGACACCAAACCAAGAGATCTTAACCACTCTGTCCTGTACCTGACAGAATAATTTTTTCTACCAAGCTGCGCAGCATCTGGTGGCATCCGTTTCACTCTCAGAGCTAAATCCTGGGCTGAATGAAATCCGTCCAAAATACTTGGACACCATCATCGAGCAACACTAAGATCATCTTTTGATAGGCATTTTGATGCATCTTAAATGCTAAGGATCACAAATAGCAGCTTATAAGAATCCCATCCACCATTGTCTCAGCCTTAGGACATTGTTATTTGCTATGCTGCAGAAGGCACTTGTTTAATGTTTGGGTATTTTCAATATTACCACCATTACCTCTTTGTATTGTCCTGCTTGCAAAATGTCCTACCACACAAACAGATATACAGGAACGATACTTTCTTCACATTGCCTGTTCTTCAACTCAATCTTAGTTTCACTTGTTTTACTACATATTTTTGAGGGGCCTTCCTATGTTTATTTGTTTTTTCCAACCAACCACAACAGGACCAGCAAGATTGTAATATGTCTACCAGTCCTTGTCCACTGGGGATGTATTTTCATCATGGCAAGCTTCGCTAAACTCTTTTGCCTATCTGCGCAGtttcttttcccttctttttgTGGGTGAATAAAGTTCATCTATAAGCGCTTTGGCTGCCACATTTCAGTGTCACGGTCCATCATACTTAGTTCGCGTCATGTGTTTATTCTACTCAATGTAAGTTGGTCTGTGCTACACTCATCTTTTGATCATGCTTCTTTACTGCAAGGCATCTGAAACAATTTACGAGATCACATTGTCCATCCGATTCAACCAACTAATTATAACTGTTCGTGTGAATGATAAATTTTCTACTGTTTGTTCAGGAATAACTTCTTTCCTTAATCTTAGGCAAGTCGGTTCAGGCAGGATTACAACCAGAAAATAAATGCAATAAATAGCATGCACTTGCGGGCATCTGGTCTAATGTATGGCAAAAAAATTGTACAACTTCCAATGTTTATGTGGCTACGATTCTATGATAACAGTTGTGCAATTCTGAAGAGGAAAATGCAATGCGGTATCTGTCATCAAGGGAGAGTGATGTCATATTTAGAGATTATTACTTGGCATACGGTATTGCAGTTTAACGAGCTTAAGTATGGCACTGGGAGAGTGTATTTTGGTCTTGCAACATCTATTACAAGAACACTGATCTGCAAGGACCAACACTTTGTGCATTTCTCCAAGAGGTAGACCGTATTGGTGGCTGACTCTGTAGCTATCCACATGTACATAAGCAAGAAGAAAGATCCACCTGCTTCAAGGAGTTGATGCCCGGAACATCCCTCGTTTACAAAAGGATCATCATCTGCCTAATATGATGAGTAGCATAAAGCACGCAACCTTCCTCATGAAAGCATACTTCAACTAAGTTGTGTTGCTCGATAGAGCTGGATAAATAACATACAGTATACAGTATTCCACATGCATTACAATCTGCTGCATACTGATTTTAGAAGACAAAAAACTTGCTGAATAtgcaactagtagatgcaacgaTCCTCTGACGCAGATAATATTTGTGGTTCATATTAGGGATGCAGAAGTTTTATACCAAACCGCATTAATGGGAGTTATATACTAGTTTATTTCTCAAGTCAAGTAACTCAGCCATCTCATACGCTCAATAGAAAATTGGAAGACCGAAATATTTTCAGAATGATAACAGACAACCACTTCCTCTAAGCTctactaaattttagattaacCAGGAAATCAAACATTTGGAATCATTCCTGGTGAAAACACTAATGAATGTCTCAAAGCTTACACAAGACAGATGCAAAATCTTTCGTTCATAAAGGCAGCAGTCAAAAACTTGACTTCATTTGAGAAGGATGTCATATAATTGTTTTGGTATAGTCTGAATAAAGCATCAATTTTCCCAAGCATCCAGAATAAGAATACTGTTCAAATCAGTCCGGTATAGTATTGTGATCATTCACAAATGACCAAAATACCAAACCTCTATCAATTAAGTTTCACTGAGATAATTCATTGGGGAAGGGAACAGAATGTAAGATCATAAAAGAACACATTGTGCACACCACACAACATTCCCGATCATGAAGATTGTGTAGCTGTCAGTGCCTAAGGTGGCCATCTCTGGGTGGCAATCAGGTTGGCTATAACCATCTAGTCGTCTCTTCTCATTTTGACATTGAGAGGCACTTCCCTGTAAGAACTGACCTTCTCAACTGCCCTCCTCATAGGCCTGCCAAGAGATGATCTCCTTGACCCTTGATTCTGATATCTTGGTGAGCTCTCCTCTTCCTGTACTTCAACCTTTACGGGGTTCGGGATGGCAACTGAAGTGGGTTTAGCTGAAGAAGAGTCTAGCTTaacaaaaatttcttcattcatgtGATCACTGGTCAGCGATCGGATtggaaattttatatcttctatctCAAACAATTCCTCAGTAGGTTCGCAAAGTTCAGCTTTCAGATTACTGGATCTCCTTCTCAAAGACCTTCTGCTAATATGGAAGGCCCGTGAACAGCATTTAATACTGGATTCAATGATGAAAAACATGAAAATGTATCATCACTAACTCGAAGTAAAGCATGCATTACCTTCTGTTTTCACTCTTCTCCTTTGCTGGAACTTGATGAATCACTGTAGTAGTTCCCAAAGCTGCAAGAATAAATAATGAGAACTAGAACAGTGTGAAAATGTCCGAGATAGATGTCAGATATCAAGAAATAGTCCAATTTACATCGACTTCTCAGTGTACGCTTCCGATTGGCACTGCTAGTCTTCTGGCAACCGGCTGGATGAAATGCATCTGGCACAAACTCAGCCAGCATGTCCTTATTCTCCTTAAACTGTCAGTTTTTTGTAACATTATCAGCATCAAAGTGCTTGGAAATAATTTTCAAATGTTAAGATAGATCAACTTGCTAAATACCTCAATCCCTATCTTTTTGTCTAGTTGTTTCTGTTGTTTATAAAGTTTCTTCACATCCTGCGAGGAAAAAATGTCTTTACTGATTCAGAATTCACATGAAAGATTAGCAAAAAAATGGAAGATAAGGTAAGGTTAACAGTCGCCAGACCTCCAGTTCTAAGGTCTTTGCTTTGAGATTTGCTGTCATGCATCCAAGCTCGTGGTGCATTGCTTTTAGCTTCATTTGGATAAATACAAGATCAGAAAATTTGACTAACACCAGAAGAAGTTCTATTTGTTCAACTGTAAATtcatgaagaacaggatgaagaaacttTCTAGCTTCCTTCAAAACCATGACATAAGTTTCCTTCCTGGTTAACCATCCAGAAGCACCTAAAGCAAAGTAAGAGAAGGCAACTTACTCTGTCTTTACCCAGATTGAACTCCTGCATTTCAAAAATAAACATGGTAAATGGAATTTTGGGGGAAAAAAGACTAAAAGAAACAAAATATGACTCTATAATCGATGAAGGATAAGGAAAGGGGAGGATAAGAAGAGGGACTAACCGCCAGCATCTGGGAGTTAGCTTGTGCAAACTGTGCATTCTGCTGATGGGCTTTCTGCAACATGAATCGGACCTTCTGCAACTCGATGTCATTCATCTCAATGATTTTACTGTTTGATAACCAAAATCAAAGACACAAGAATCAAAAGAATTCCACCTGAATAAAACTAAAGAGAAGGGGTGAAAATACAACGAACATCAATCTTTCAAGGGAAGAACATACTTTTTCTCCTCTATTATCGTCAAAAGAGCAGAATTTTCCTGGAATTGGGTCCAAATCCACCAATAGGTCACAAAAGATCCCTCTTTTAACTCTCAAGAAGAGAGGATAACGAGAGATGAAATCAAGAATGGGGTTTACCGTGAGGAGCTGGGAAATGTAATCCTTAGCACTCACAGCGGGGACGACCTTCGCCATTTCTTGGTCCGCCGCCTTGGATCTTGGCGACCTTCCAATACTCGTCAAATTGGTGATGTCCGAGAGCCTCTTCCTCCTCATCAATGGCGTCATGATCTTCTGATTGCTCTCCACTTTGGGAATTCCCGCTGCCATCCGGTCAAGAGTTTCATTACATCCCAACTCAAGCAGAACAAGAATacccaaaccctaaccctatAATAACATACAAGACCCAGAAGAAGAGTAAAGGAGGGTTTTTTGAGGGGAAATCTGAAAGAAGAGGGAATGGAACTACCTCCAAGGCCTCCAATGGCGTCGGTTTCTGAGTGAAGAAGGCCAACTCCCTCCATGGACGACCAAGAAGTGAGCTccctagaattctctctctcttgTCACAGTTGCCGATATAGAGGTAaatgaagggaaagaaagaggagggGGAAAGACAGCGGGTTGGAAAAACAGGTTCGGATAGGCAACGACTATCCGAAGCTGGGTAGTCCGGGTCTAGATTTCAAACCAGAATCCAAAGCTACCATATTTCGGCACTCGGGGGCCTTTTTGGGGCTCGCTCATTCGCTAAGATTCCAACCCTCCCGGACCCTGGTAAGAGAAAAAAACGAGCTGCTAGAAATTTTTATTACTTTTAAGTccgaaaaatttaaatttttaaactcCATATTTAATAATCC from Elaeis guineensis isolate ETL-2024a chromosome 4, EG11, whole genome shotgun sequence includes these protein-coding regions:
- the LOC105043160 gene encoding inosine triphosphate pyrophosphatase; protein product: MARDPTLVYTAWESAAMWESAPPWPLIFGASAPPPRPSSGMTRVLSRPVTFVTGNAKKLEEVRAIIGNSIPFESLKLDLPELQGEPEEISKEKARIAAAKVNAPVLVEDTCLCFNALNGLPGPYIKWFLQKTGHEGLNNILMAYEDKSAYALCIFSLALGPAEEPITFIGKTQGKIVPSRGPADFGWDPIFQPDGYDQTYAEMPKEEKNKISHRSKALAMVKSHFAAAGYVFQNNRLV
- the LOC140856911 gene encoding SHUGOSHIN 2-like isoform X2, which encodes MAAGIPKVESNQKIMTPLMRRKRLSDITNLTSIGRSPRSKAADQEMAKVVPAVSAKDYISQLLTENSALLTIIEEKNKIIEMNDIELQKVRFMLQKAHQQNAQFAQANSQMLAEFNLGKDRLKAMHHELGCMTANLKAKTLELEDVKKLYKQQKQLDKKIGIEFKENKDMLAEFVPDAFHPAGCQKTSSANRKRTLRSRSLGTTTVIHQVPAKEKSENRRRSLRRRSSNLKAELCEPTEELFEIEDIKFPIRSLTSDHMNEEIFVKLDSSSAKPTSVAIPNPVKVEVQEEESSPRYQNQGSRRSSLGRPMRRAVEKVSSYREVPLNVKMRRDD
- the LOC140856911 gene encoding SHUGOSHIN 2-like isoform X1; this encodes MEGVGLLHSETDAIGGLGAGIPKVESNQKIMTPLMRRKRLSDITNLTSIGRSPRSKAADQEMAKVVPAVSAKDYISQLLTENSALLTIIEEKNKIIEMNDIELQKVRFMLQKAHQQNAQFAQANSQMLAEFNLGKDRLKAMHHELGCMTANLKAKTLELEDVKKLYKQQKQLDKKIGIEFKENKDMLAEFVPDAFHPAGCQKTSSANRKRTLRSRSLGTTTVIHQVPAKEKSENRRRSLRRRSSNLKAELCEPTEELFEIEDIKFPIRSLTSDHMNEEIFVKLDSSSAKPTSVAIPNPVKVEVQEEESSPRYQNQGSRRSSLGRPMRRAVEKVSSYREVPLNVKMRRDD